Proteins encoded together in one Festucalex cinctus isolate MCC-2025b chromosome 8, RoL_Fcin_1.0, whole genome shotgun sequence window:
- the LOC144024575 gene encoding troponin I, slow skeletal muscle-like, with translation MFNHTSFTLSFSPQRKSKISASRKLMLKSLMVAKAKEDLEQELVEKEKQKEKYLEEKTPALNINSMSLEELQKLCEELHSKIDVVDEERYDIEAKVIHNTREIKDLNIKVLDLRGKFKRPNLRRVRVSADAILRSLLGSKHKVSLDLRANLKSVKKDDAEKEKTAEVSDWRKNVEAMSGMEGRKKMFDAQAPAQ, from the exons ATGTTCAACCACACTTCATTCACGCTATCGTTTTCCCCGCAGAGGAAATCTAAAATCTCGGCTTCTCGCAAGCTCATGCTGAAG AGCTTGATGGTGGCCAAAGCCAAAGAGGATCTGGAACAGGAGCTGGTGGAGAAAGAGAAGCAGAAGGAAAAGTATCTGGAGGAAAAGACGCCAGCGTTAAACATCAACTCAATGAGCTTGGAGGAGTTACAG AAGCTATGTGAAGAACTACACTCCAAAATCGACGTGGTGGACGAGGAACGGTACGACATCGAGGCCAAAGTCATTCACAACACCCGAGAG ATTAAAGACCTGAACATCAAGGTTCTGGACCTGCGCGGGAAGTTCAAGCGACCCAACCTCCGGCGGGTGAGGGTCTCGGCCGACGCCATCCTCCGCTCGCTGCTCGGCTCAAAGCACAAAGTGTCGCTGGACCTGCGGGCCAACCTCAAGTCGGTCAAGAAGGACGACGCGGAGAAG GAGAAGACGGCGGAGGTGAGCGACTGGAGGAAGAACGTGGAGGCCATGTCGGGCATGGAAGGCCGCAAGAAGATGTTTGACGCTCAGGCTCCCGCTCAGTAG